One Cucumis sativus cultivar 9930 chromosome 1, Cucumber_9930_V3, whole genome shotgun sequence DNA segment encodes these proteins:
- the LOC101222553 gene encoding 23 kDa jasmonate-induced protein, whose product MADNVFGNPITNSTLQAMPDYEGKVITRRDRAYVALNMKNAQGKDKDAQDYVEKLREEWGSGVATLCLIYNATGDTIKFVCEYSWHGHIGPSPYPSEIENGQWGAFLHVKTAVVPSGSAASCVYRGQNNNGQLCDWMVAWSNPYHRLFADNKAYTEIREQGHYEAPHDYWEYIFSLLNDLSHRDKWNGCLSNVSTGSDTNPLCVGIFTLTYP is encoded by the exons ATGGCAGACAATGTTTTTGGCAATCCAATCACGAACAGTACTCTGCAGGCCATGCCTGATTATGAAGGAAAAGTAATAACGCGTCGAGATAGAGCATACGTGGCACTTAATATGAAGAACGCTCAAGGTAAAGATAAAGATGCCCAAGATTATGTAGaaaaattgagagaagaaTGGGGAAGCGGAGTTGCTACTCTTTGCTTAATTTACAATGCTACTGGTGATACCATAAAATTCGTTTGTGAATATAGTTGGCATGGTCATATTGGGCCTAGTCCTTATCCAAGTGAGATTGAAAATGGTCAGTGGGGTGCATTTCTTCATGTCAAAACTGCTGTCGTACCATCAGGCTCTGCTGCCTCTTGTGTATATCGTGGTCAAAATAACAATGGTCAACTATGTGATTGGATGGTAGCATGGTCTAACCCATATCATCGATTGTTTGCAGACAACAAG GCATATACTGAGATTCGTGAACAGGGACATTATGAAGCGCCGCATGACTATTGGGAATATATCTTCAGCTTATTAAATGACCTTAGTCATAGAGACAAGTGGAACGGATGTCTATCAAACGTGTCTACAGGAAGTGATACAAATCCATTATGTGTGGGAATCTTCACTCTCACATACCCTTGA